The Pseudomonas sp. MPC6 nucleotide sequence CAAGGTGTTCTTCAAGCACCTTGAGTTGCCGGCTGACTGCGCCATGGGTAACGTGCAATTGTTCGGCGGCCTGACTGACGCTGTTCAGGCGGGCGGTTGCTTCAAAGGCACGCAATGCGTTCAGCGGGGGAAGGTCATGGCTCATGGGATCTGTGAGTTTTCCTGACAGGTTATGGCAATCTTATCGGTTTTCAGCTTGCGGCGTGAGGGGTAGAGTTGAGCCCATTGTCATCTCACGCATTCAACTGGAGCGACCCATGACCCAGACTAATCTGCGCAACGGCCCCGACGCCAACGGCCTGTTTGGCGCGTTCGGTGGCCGTTACGTCGCTGAAACCCTGATGCCTTTGATTCTCGAGCTGGCCCGCGAATACGAAGCGGCCAAGGAAGATCCTGCATTCAAAGAGGAATTGGCCTACTTTCAGCGCGACTATGTCGGTCGTCCAAGCCCGCTTTATTTCGCCGAGCGGCTGACCGAGTTCTGCGGCGGCGCGAAGATTTACCTGAAGCGTGAAGAGCTGAACCACACCGGCGCGCACAAGATCAACAATTGCATCGGCCAGATCCTGCTGGCGCGGCGCATGGGCAAAAAACGCATCATCGCCGAAACCGGCGCTGGCATGCACGGCGTGGCGACGGCCACCGTGGCCGCGCGTTTCGGCCTCGATTGCGTGATCTACATGGGCACTACCGACATCGAACGCCAGCAAGCCAACGTGTTCCGCATGAAGCTGTTGGGCGCCGAAGTGATCCCGGTGGTGGCCGGGACTGGCACCCTGAAGGATGCGATGAACGAAGCGTTGCGTGACTGGGTCACCAACGTCGACAGCACCTTCTACCTGATCGGTACCGTGGCCGGTCCGCATCCATACCCGGCCATGGTTCGCGACTTCCAGGCCGTCATCGGCAAGGAAACCCGTGACCAGCTGCAAGCCCAGGAAGGCCGCCTGCCGGACAGCCTGGTGGCGTGCATCGGCGGCGGGTCCAATGCCATGGGCCTGTTCCACCCGTTCCTCGACGACACAAGCGTCGAAATCATCGGCGTTGAAGCGGCCGGTCACGGCATCGACACCGGCAAGCACGCCGCCAGCCTGAACGGCGGCGTACCGGGCGTGCTGCACGGTAACCGGACGTTCCTGTTGCAGGACGACGATGGCCAGATCATCGACGCCCACTCGATTTCCGCCGGCCTCGACTATCCGGGCATCGGCCCGGAACACGCCTGGTTGCACGACATCGGCCGTGTCCAGTACACCTCGGTAACCGACGACGAAGCCCTCGACGCGTTCCACAAATGCTGCCGCCTGGAGGGGATTATTCCTGCGCTGGAAAGTGCCCATGCCCTGGCTGAAGTGTTCAAACGCGCACCGACCCTGCCGAAAGATCACCTGATGGTGGTCAACCTGTCCGGTCGTGGCGACAAAGACATGCAAACCGTGATGCACCACATGGAACTCTCCCAACAAGAGCAATCAAAGCAGGAGAAACACTGATGAGCCGCCTGCAAACGCGTTTTGCCGAACTCAAGGAACAGAACCGTGCCGCGCTGGTGACTTTTGTTACCGCTGGCGACCCGAGCTACGACACGTCCCTGGCGATCCTCAAAGGCTTGCCCGGTGCTGGCGCCGACGTGATCGAGCTGGGCATGCCCTTCACCGATCCGATGGCCGATGGCCCGGCGATCCAGCTGGCCAACATCCGGGCCCTGGGTGCCAAGCAAAACCTGGCGAAAACCCTGCAAATGGTGCGCGAGTTCCGCGAAGGCAATACCGACACGCCGCTGGTGTTGATGGGCTATTTCAACCCGATTCATATGTATGGCGTGCCACGTTTCATTGCCGACGCCAAAGAGGCCGGCGTGGACGGCCTGATCGTGGTCGACCTGCCACCCGAGCATAACGGCGAGTTGTGCGATCCGGCCCAGGCCGCGGGTATCGACTTCATTCGCCTGACCACGCCGACGACCGACGACGTGCGCTTGCCAACCGTACTGAACGGCAGTTCCGGTTTCGTTTACTACGTGTCTGTTGCCGGTGTGACCGGTGCGGGCGCGGCAACGCTGGACCACGTTGAAGAAGCGGTTGCCCGTCTGCGTCGCCACACCGATCTGCCGATCAGCATCGGTTTCGGCATCCGTACACCGGAGCAAGCGGCTGCCATCGCTCGCCTGGCGGATGGTGTGGTGGTGGGGTCGGCGTTGATCGATCACATCGCCAATGCTTCGACGCCGGCCCAGGCGGTCGACGGTGTGTTGAGCCTGTGCGCGGCGCTGGCCGACGGTGTACGAAAAGCCCGCGTCAGCTGAAGCCTGCGAGATCTTTCGCTTTCAGGGCAACTCCAGCCCGCCCGCGGCTCTGTGCAACTTTCTCAAATGCTCGCCAACCTGCTTCAGGTTGGCTTCATTGGCGGCCATCTCGGCCGCCCGGCTCGGTTCGAGCAGCGCCCTCACTTCCTTGTCCAGATCCCCGGTCAGCGCTTGAAGCTGTTTCTGCCGCAGGCTGCTTTCCGATTCCAGGCGTTGCCATTCATTCGGCTGCGGCAAGCCATAACCACCGGTACCGAGCAACTCCGCCGGACGGCTGAGGAAGCCACTGTTGGCGAGAATCTGCTGCAAGGTCGCGTTGGCCTTGTCCATGCCGCCGTTCTTCAATTCACGAGCGCCCAGATAGCGCTGTTTCACTTCGTCCTGGGCCAGTACCAACTGTTGGCGAAAGGCGGCCTGCTCCAATAACAGCAATGCCGCACTGGTGCGCAAGTCGGCCCGGTCAATCCATTGCCGGCGTTCGTCGGCTTTCAATGCCAGCCAGTCTTCGACCTTTTCCTGCTTGATCGGCAGGTGCTTCTTCAGCACGTCGAACATCGCTTGATAACGATCGCGGAAGGAGTCGAAGCGATAGCCCAGGCGCAGCGCTTCGCGAGGATCGTCCAGCACGCTGGTATCCGCCAGCCCGCGACCCTTGAGCACTTCCAGCAAACCATTGGGCATGATGCTGTCCAGCCCGACCAGCTGCGAATTGTTGGTGCCGCTGCGCAACAGTTTCAATCCTTCTACCGCGCAGTTATTGGACAGGAAGAAATAATTGCCGTCGTAGCTCCAGTGCATCTCGGCGGCATGCTCCACCACGTCTTCGATTTCGTTGCGCGACAGGTTCAGCGGCACCGAGGCCAGGCTGCGCAGTTCGGTCTTGGTGTATTCGTCGATCACCTGAGCCAGCGGCAGGACAAACAGGCGCGACGGGTATTTACCCACCAGGCCGTCCCAGCTCGACAGCTGTACATCACCGACGAAGGCGCGGTAGGACAGCACCAGATGCTGATCCAGATCCAGCCGGCAATCCGGCCCGCGTGGCCGACCGGGTGCACAGATCACCAGGCGCAACATACTGTGGCCCCAGCGGCTGACCCAATTCTGGTTGGCTTCGGCCAGCAGATAGTCGACGGCGTATACCCTTTCCGGGTCGACCTGGCCCAGGGGTTGTTTGGCGAAGTCGTTGCCGGCATTGAGAAACGCAAAGGATTTGCCGCAGGTGTCTTTGGCGGCGGGCGCCCAGCCGAAATGGTCCTGGTAGTAGCGGTACAGCGCAGGACGGCGACAGGCGTAGCTCGGGTCGAGCAGGAAATACTCCATGTTGACCGCGACGAACTCCTTGGGGCTGCTCGTCTCGTAGATGTCCGGGCTGCGGGCAATTTGTCGATTGTACTGTTCGCGCTCGCCACGGCGGCCGACGTACTGCGGCCAGCCGGCAAGGTCGAGCAGGCGCGGGTCGTCGCTGAGGGTAAAGCGTCGATCGGCCTGACCACGACATTCGTCGGGCATGCCGATCAGCCCTGAGCTGCTGTTACGCCGGGTGCAGCGCTGAATCAGCGTGCGCTCCGCGTCTGGCCACAGCCGCGAGCGGTCATAGATGTGAGTGAGTTCGTGCAGCACCGTCGCCAGCATTTCCCTGCGCACAGTGCCGTGGGGGCGATACGTTTTCTTGGTCGCAGCGCTGCCGTCGGTGAGGCTGGCGAGCAGGTTGCGGTTCAAGTCGAGTTCGGACACCAGCGACGCCTGCCCGTAGGCATCGGCGGGCATCTTATCGGTCCAGCCGACGTCGATCCTGCGGTCGAGTTGCTCGATGAAGCGCGGCGGCAATGCCTGCATGGCCTCATCGAGCAGCGCCTGACTGGCCTGCTGTTGTGCGGGGCTCAGCCCTTGGGTCTTGAGCTGTAATTGCAGGCCAGCCTGGGCCGTGTTGCCAAGCAGCAACAGGACCCCGGCCAACAGCCAGGCGACAGGCGACATCACAGTGCGAGGATGGCTTCGGCGAGAACCTGATCACTGGCATCCCGGGCTTCGGGGACGCGGGTGCGCAATGTGTCGAAGGCAGCTTCCAGTTGTGCACCGCGAATTTCACCTTCGCTGGCAACGAAGCTGGCCGCATCGTCGTGGGCTTCGCGGATGATTTTCGAATCGCGAATGGACGTGGTGGTGTCGGATGTGAAATCAATGGTGCGCCGGGAGGCATCGATGATGATGTTACTGGTGGCGACCAAGGTGTGCGCCTGGGTCGCATCGGCCAACAACAACAGGCCAAGGGCAGCAGCAATCAGGGGGCTACGCATGGAACGACTCCGCAGATAAGGATAACTATTGGACGAGAATTGCCTGCGCCAGTTCAAGGTCGCTTGCATGAAGTTTTGGTCGGGTGTCGCGCAGATAGGCCAGGGCAGCCTCCAGTTGCGCGCCCCGCAGTTCGCCGTCACTGGCGATGAACGCCGCAGCGTCATCCTGTGCGGCGAGTAGCAGCTTACGGTCAAAGGGGGCGGCGGACACCATGGTGGTGGCGTAGCCGGTGGCGACGATGCCTTGTGTCGACAGGTTGAAGGCGTCGTAGGCCTGGGCCGAACCCACCCAGCAGGCTGTCGCGAAAAACGGAGTGATCAACAGATTTGAAAGAAAACGCATGAGACTCGATAGCTGGAAGCGAGTCTCAAGGCTAGCGCAACGCCCGGTCTAGAGCCAGCCTTGAAACATTGGGACACTACGCGCGTGCCCCAAGTGAACGGTGTCGCTTAGATCGTCAGGATGGCCTGGGCCAGTTGCGCATCCGTGGCGCTCAGCTGAGGAGCCTGCTGACGGATGTGGTCAAGGGCGCTTTCCAGTTTCACGCCACGGATGGCGCCTTCGCTGGCGACGAAGCTGGCAGCGTCGTCTCGGGCAGCGCGCACGATCTTGTCATCGCGAAAGGACGACGTGACATCGGAGGTCGCATCGGAGGTGGCCTTGAGTGCGCCCACGACGGCATCGGTGGTCACGATGAAGCTGGTGGCGTGGGCATTGGCTGCCACGGCAAGCAGGGCTGCAGCGCTGAGCAGGCGAAGACGGGACATGATGTAACTCCTTTGGTGAACCGATTGGGGGTGGCGCAGTGTCTGGAGATCAGACGCCTGTGATACCGCGTTCGCCACGTTCTGGTTAGATTTTAGGTCGGCAGTGATGGATTCGAACAGTCATTTGGAGAAACGATATATGTAGCTGTCAAAGTGTACCGGTTAAAACTAATGTGCGAGAAACTGTACTGGTATGGCTTTTCCAAGCCCTGAAACGACAAAACCCGTCGTGGTTTCCCACGACGGGTTTTGTTTATTCAATTCGGGTTGCTGGCGGTGGACCCTGCAGGTCAGAGCCAGCGACGCTACTTAGCGCCAGAACGGCTTGCTCAGCTCTTCGTAGCG carries:
- a CDS encoding DUF2388 domain-containing protein; amino-acid sequence: MRSPLIAAALGLLLLADATQAHTLVATSNIIIDASRRTIDFTSDTTTSIRDSKIIREAHDDAASFVASEGEIRGAQLEAAFDTLRTRVPEARDASDQVLAEAILAL
- a CDS encoding DUF4105 domain-containing protein: MSPVAWLLAGVLLLLGNTAQAGLQLQLKTQGLSPAQQQASQALLDEAMQALPPRFIEQLDRRIDVGWTDKMPADAYGQASLVSELDLNRNLLASLTDGSAATKKTYRPHGTVRREMLATVLHELTHIYDRSRLWPDAERTLIQRCTRRNSSSGLIGMPDECRGQADRRFTLSDDPRLLDLAGWPQYVGRRGEREQYNRQIARSPDIYETSSPKEFVAVNMEYFLLDPSYACRRPALYRYYQDHFGWAPAAKDTCGKSFAFLNAGNDFAKQPLGQVDPERVYAVDYLLAEANQNWVSRWGHSMLRLVICAPGRPRGPDCRLDLDQHLVLSYRAFVGDVQLSSWDGLVGKYPSRLFVLPLAQVIDEYTKTELRSLASVPLNLSRNEIEDVVEHAAEMHWSYDGNYFFLSNNCAVEGLKLLRSGTNNSQLVGLDSIMPNGLLEVLKGRGLADTSVLDDPREALRLGYRFDSFRDRYQAMFDVLKKHLPIKQEKVEDWLALKADERRQWIDRADLRTSAALLLLEQAAFRQQLVLAQDEVKQRYLGARELKNGGMDKANATLQQILANSGFLSRPAELLGTGGYGLPQPNEWQRLESESSLRQKQLQALTGDLDKEVRALLEPSRAAEMAANEANLKQVGEHLRKLHRAAGGLELP
- the trpA gene encoding tryptophan synthase subunit alpha, which translates into the protein MSRLQTRFAELKEQNRAALVTFVTAGDPSYDTSLAILKGLPGAGADVIELGMPFTDPMADGPAIQLANIRALGAKQNLAKTLQMVREFREGNTDTPLVLMGYFNPIHMYGVPRFIADAKEAGVDGLIVVDLPPEHNGELCDPAQAAGIDFIRLTTPTTDDVRLPTVLNGSSGFVYYVSVAGVTGAGAATLDHVEEAVARLRRHTDLPISIGFGIRTPEQAAAIARLADGVVVGSALIDHIANASTPAQAVDGVLSLCAALADGVRKARVS
- a CDS encoding DUF2388 domain-containing protein, which gives rise to MRFLSNLLITPFFATACWVGSAQAYDAFNLSTQGIVATGYATTMVSAAPFDRKLLLAAQDDAAAFIASDGELRGAQLEAALAYLRDTRPKLHASDLELAQAILVQ
- a CDS encoding DUF2388 domain-containing protein; this encodes MSRLRLLSAAALLAVAANAHATSFIVTTDAVVGALKATSDATSDVTSSFRDDKIVRAARDDAASFVASEGAIRGVKLESALDHIRQQAPQLSATDAQLAQAILTI
- the trpB gene encoding tryptophan synthase subunit beta, with product MTQTNLRNGPDANGLFGAFGGRYVAETLMPLILELAREYEAAKEDPAFKEELAYFQRDYVGRPSPLYFAERLTEFCGGAKIYLKREELNHTGAHKINNCIGQILLARRMGKKRIIAETGAGMHGVATATVAARFGLDCVIYMGTTDIERQQANVFRMKLLGAEVIPVVAGTGTLKDAMNEALRDWVTNVDSTFYLIGTVAGPHPYPAMVRDFQAVIGKETRDQLQAQEGRLPDSLVACIGGGSNAMGLFHPFLDDTSVEIIGVEAAGHGIDTGKHAASLNGGVPGVLHGNRTFLLQDDDGQIIDAHSISAGLDYPGIGPEHAWLHDIGRVQYTSVTDDEALDAFHKCCRLEGIIPALESAHALAEVFKRAPTLPKDHLMVVNLSGRGDKDMQTVMHHMELSQQEQSKQEKH